CAGAAATCTGTGAGACATAATAAATTTTAACCTATTTTTCTCATCATTTTATGATTGTTTATCAGCATGTGTTTTACTTGTCTGTTAGGTTCATCTAAATTGTGGTTCCTCGCTCTTTTTTTCCGGGGCCATGGATACGTTACAGAAGGGAAACAATTCTAATGACCTCTTAAAACACCTTAACACCACACCAGCATATTCCTACTTCAATATGTGCTACAGTTAAAAACTCTAGTATTGTCTTTTCCCCTGTCATTAACTCGCACTGTTACAATACTACACAAGAGAGCCAAAATACCAGTGAAGATCTCTTTCATGCTTGAATGCAGTGCATAGCATTAACGTTCTGGTTCAGACTTTGCTCATGCAGTAAATATACAAATGTCCACTAGCTCACGAAAGCATCTATATTTCAGAttatttgtttacttgttgTTCTGCCTGATAACTTTATAAATTATTGCTTAACGCATTTAATTTAGCTCACTCAGAATAGTTTTAATTTTAACCAgttataattacattttgtatgaataactttttttggttttgatttaattaGAAATatagttattaataataataagtaattcCTTAAGAAATATAATCTTCTATTTACATTATAAGCAGTCAAGTACAATGAAATTATCTtggacttaatttttttttttttattttaagtcatCTTAAGTTATTCAGAACAAAACTGGAGCCACTTTTAACCAGGTTCTCCATTGAACTCCCTATTTTACTAAAATTGGTTGCAGTTTGTCAAGATATATTTTGTATTGAAAATTAAACTGGTTACAGATACATGGAAGGTGTACtgtcatatacatatatgtgtatatattatacacacacacacacacacacacatatttttaatcacttttattACTACTTAAATGAACTAGTGCCACAGAGTTTTGCAGAAGTAAATTCAGTGGGAACCTCCAGTCACGTTGGTCCATTCCGGACAGGAAGCTGTGGTGTTTACATTTTCCAAGATGGCGGCGGGGATGTATTTGGAGCATTACTTGGACAGTAAGCTGTTAAACGTGATTTAAACGTGTTGGGAAAACATCTCTACGTCATTAGCTCTTTTACGTGTTGTGTTTGGTCTTTTATTAAAGCTAATAGTGTATCCAGCAGTATGAGAAAAGGCGCTGCAACTGTTTCCTGACGGTCGGCGGTTTTAGGCTCAGTCTAATTGCTGAAATAAGCGTCGCACTGTAGCGATGGAAGGGGTAGATTCGTCACACTCACTGACCGTTTAATATATATTTGGTTTCTATTAACTTGTCGCTGAAAATTAGCTGCATCTGTACCTGTAATTCACTGCCATAGCCAATTTGGTAAAGCTAATTTAGTCGCTATTTGAATAGTGAGCTGGTCATCACTCCACACTAGAATAAGCTAGCTATCCTGCTTTCGTGATCATTTCCTCTCGATCTCGCTGAAAACGGGATtaaacactttgtttgtttcctttcatttcaCCAGGTATTGAAAACCTGCCTTTCGAGCTGCAGAGAAACTTCAATCTGATGAGAGACTTAGATCAACGCACAGAGGGTGagacaaagaaatcagaaataaaGGGATGTTTTACAACAGATCTAATATGTGGTAAAAGAACCATGTTAAActttggcaaaaaaacaaacaaacccatgtATTATGCTTCGGTTTCTGAGAGATTCCATTTGTTGGTCACACCATGAAAGTTTAATGTTCATGCTGCACAATATGAAGTTAATTTTTGACTTATCTTAACTTTAATCTTTTTGGGAAATACTAGACGAGTTCATCTTAttggacatttaaaatatttccaATGAAACAGTTATTTGCTTGATCTTATTAAAGTTAATTCCACATTAATGCCATATCATGGTGATGAAGTAAACATTACTTCATTGCAAAGTTCTGGTGTTTGTAGTACTGAGATTAGAGTACTTATTGAGtgttaaaagtcttaaaatatcTCATATTTACTTATGAGTATGAAAAGTAATTTGGTATTCGGTGCACTTAAGTAGTGAGGTACAATTTAACGTGAGAATTATGATGGTATTTCATGACCTAAACCTGAGCATGGAGGTAAAAGAAATGGTCTTTAAAGCCTGAAGGATTTAAAAAACGAAATCAATTTTCGGTTATGCCTTTTTGCATTTGCTCAGGGTTAACCAGTGACTAAAGTCTAGCTTCCCCAATCTTGATTGTCTGTCCCAACCATAGGTCAGTGGTCCCAGCATCATTGGGCTTCCAAATTTCACCCTTATTTCCTAAAAGTAACAGTGTAACAAAGTTACAGGTGGAAAATGTATCGGAATAAAAGTAAGCAATTTATTTAAGCAATGTAGTTgagtaaaatatacaaatatagtaCTATATTTGTTTAGTACTATATACTATAGTACTAACTAAACTAAATGCAGAATATGTCTTAATGAATTATGATtaatgatgaataataataataattcacttaTTGTGGTACATTTTGCGtacagacataaataaaatgatgtgcatgtgtttgttaaaCTAGAAGGAAAATAAGCATATATCAccactgtatttgttttatgtatatgtaaagATGGATATCacatttggttgttgttttacaatttttactctttgtctctttttctcaGATCTAAAAGGACAGATAGACTCTCTGGCGAAAGAATACACAGCCAATGCTCGGACTCTTTCCTCTGAACAAAAGCTGTCGATACTGAGGCAGATTCAGCAGTCTTACAGCAAATGCAAAGAGTTTGGAGATGATAAGGTTCAACTGGCCATGCAGACCTATGAAATGGTTAGTATGTTATCTATGAACatatgaacatttttattaacatttattgaaaGTATTAGTAGGAAAACAATATATAGCCTCACAGTGCTGAAGTGAGATGATCTATTCTGCACCACAGTCTGGTAAAGTTCTATTTTTGTCCAGGTTGACAAGCACATTAGACGTCTTGACACAGACCTTGCACGTTTTGAGGCTGACTTGAAGGAAAAGCAGATTGAGAGCACAGACTATGATTCCACCTCCAgtaagggaaaaaaaggtgtgtttCCATTATTTTTCTGTAGTGACATGGGAAACTTTGTAAATCTATTCTTAGTTATATTTGTCACTTGTGGTTGTGTTATTTTCAGGAGATTCCAGACAGAAGGAAAAGAAGTCAGCTAAAACAAGGTCTAAAGTGAAGAGTTCAGATGAAGATGGTAGTCCCAAAACTGCACAGAAGAAAGTAAAACTTCTTCAGCCGTAAGTTGTGTTTACTTTTCAGGTTTGCAGTTAATAGTCATTCCTAGTTTGCTTTATGAATGTACACTCATTTGAATATGTTTGGTGCATCCCCAGAGGAGAATTCAACAACCCTTCCGCTAACTTTGGGAATGTGCATCCATCTGATGTGCTGGACATGCCGGTGGACCCCAACGAACCTACATACTGTCTGTGTCATCAAGTGTCCTACGGCGAGATGATCGGCTGTGACAACACGGATGTGAGTTTGGTTTTGTGTTGCAGTCTAGACTTGCATGTGCAAATGCCATTGCTTATTGCAATTCTAAATACAAAATCCACAAAAATACATGCAAAGAAATTGTgtcataaaattaaaaacataaaaaaaacgttATACGGTCATGGCAATATTTAGAGACAATTAGTATATTCTAGGTATCctcaaaataacatgtttatatttgtacaAAATGTTATTGGGTAGTTACTTGTAAATATTCCTAATTTCTTTTGACCTTTATCAGCCTGCCCAAAGaagacatcattttattttattgctgtatttgtttaaataacataaacatTACGTATAATTCACATATCACATATAATTCTCATATCACGTAAAGGTCAGGATACTTTTATGGCACAGTCTTGACATTGGCAGGATAATCGCAATAAATTGAAATCATAATAATGTTATATATCAATAATTATATACACAGTGGACATTCATCCTTAAATATCCTTAAATATATTTCCTACATGCTGGAATTAAGAGGTTTAGGAGtcctattttaaaaaaatatatagtgtAAAAGGATTGATTTTGTTTGATCTGataatgtgtgtaatgtaatatagataatgctgttttgtcTCTATTCAGTGTTCCAAATGCAGGACAAGTAacagtgtgttatttatttttttctctgtagtGCTCCATTGAGTGGTTCCATTTTGCGTGCGTGGGCCTGACGACAAAACCAAGAGGAAAATGGTATGACAATGAGACTCCACAATGCAAGCTGtaatgcagtgtttttattttaactgtgcAGGAGATAAAAGAGAATCAATCACCTAACCCAATCTTTCTATATATATTATGCAGGTATTGTCCAAGATGCTCccaagacagaaagagaaaataaaaagccttGGTTTCCTGGTGCTGACCAAATGTGGACATAGAACAGTTGGAAAATGAGAAGaatatttctttttaagttACTCAAACATTTGGTTTCTCATTTCTTAACGTTTGgtgctttttcttttggtttatAATATGTAATTTGCCTTGGTCTGATGCAGTGTGTGAGGGAGCCAAGTGGTTAcagttatatttaaatattgataAACTTTTTgtgttaaacattttttttttgttttgtttcttttggtgCTCttatggtttgtgtgtgtgtgatttaatttttttttttttttaaacacagataaATAGTGAACACTACAACTGACCCTAATGGTTTAACAGTTTACATTTCCACGATACTCTATACTGTATCTACATATATGACCACAAACTTTAAGCATTTTCTCTAAAGGCAGATTTGCCATGGGtatgtttttgctttgttgtaTGGTTAGTTTCTTGTGCTTAGCCTtggaacagttttatttttttagtgtaATGAAGGCAAAAGAATATGACAACTAATGCTGCATCGTGACAGTGTTAGTCATCTGTGGTAGTGAGTTAAAccatttcattttaacatttgattGAGTGCTGTAtagaaagtaaaacattttgtgaaaagTATTTCTGTAGCTGAAACATTGGTACAGGACAGAGGGGTTGATTTTGTTGTCAATCATTTGAATACAGCTACTACCTCAAAAACTGCCTATGTGTACTTTGTTTTGTAATTAATTTAAATCGAGGTCGACGTTTTAAATGCATCACTACatctttgctgctgtttgttggTTTTCCAGTGGATGGTGCTGTTGTACCACTCCTGGTAAACACAGGCGCTTTAAAGTGACGTCATAGCTCCGTCCCTTTGGCGCGATGTTGGAGCAAATTTAAATCTGAACGTTCGGTGGCGGTGAACGcagagcacagcacagcacactaCACGGCAGTTACTGGCTGATATTGTCACTAACAGTACTGCGAGCAACAGAGGTGAGAGTTATCAGTAATTTCGTTAAGTATGAGTTGTTAACCGTCTCCAGCAGCAGCCTTTTCCCCCAACAAGCTACTTTAAACACTCGGTACACACGGTATGGTGGCTCTATAATTAGCATTAGCTAGTTGGCCTGTTAACTTTACTTACAGTAGCCGTTAGCTTGTTAGGCTAGCTAATTCACAACAACAAAGCCATAGTAGTGTTTGGTTATTATAGACTTATACGAGTTGTTAAACTTTCTGGAAAAATTACAGCTCGTGAAAAGTTCGTGTTGAAATAGTGTTCCAGACAAAATTAAGTATTGATGTGCTTGTTGCGGTCATTATTTAAAACTACGTGTTTTCCAACTTTTGTCGTCTGCTGTTCATATGGGTCGAAACAACACGTCCATTTTAGTTTTCCACCATGTTTCTCACTGTAGCTGGTTAAATTCTGCTATGGCTTGTATGACCAACGTTAGTTCTAAGAAAAAAGAGTTAGCAAATCACAAATGTAGAATACGTGTCTCCCGACAATACAttgtattttgatattttatgtacCTTCTTTATAATGCTGTTTAAGTATACTAATCATTacgttgtgtttttcttgaagCAGGGATGTCGTGGGATTTCTTTTTACCTGTGTGTTTAGGAGACCTGGTTAAGACTGGTGGAATCAACCAGTATGTTGTCCAGGATGTGGTATCCCCAAAGCAGCTGCCATCCAGTATCAATAGTAAGTATAAAGGTTGATTTATAAATTTGAATCTGTAAGTTGTTAGCTTTGGGTATTTTCATAGtgaaatattttcattaaaGCAAATTGGGCATTATTACATTAAGATATTCATTTCCTTCATATAGAATTTAAGGCTGCATTGCGGAGTCAGGGGCCTCTGTGTATACTGGAACACTTTGATACTGGCTACAGTGTGCTACAGTAAGTGTGGATCATACAGCTTGCTTTAGTGAGTTCTAACAATATCTGTGCAAACTAAAATCCACTGTCTTTCCTTTTTAGGCACTGTAACTCAGTGGAGCTGGGTGTTAAGGAGGATACTCTGGAAATACTAATACAAGGTTAAGCCTTtcttgtgttgctgtgtttaaaCTGACTGAAATACAACCTTGATGTTCTCTGAACATGTATTAAATTGTTTCTTTTCAGTGGTTAGTGGCCTAGCAGGTTCCCTGCCAGCGGTCCTTATCACCGCGTCCCTCACAGCTGAAGAGCGCAAAGAGAAACTTAATGCATTAAAAATGAGTGTCTTCCTGCTCTGCAAGCTCACAGAGACCCTTGAGAGTTACTCATGCAGGCAGAGTTTTGTCACAGCACCTGGGAAGGTATGATTAATAATCACTCTGATGGCTAAGAAATGTTCAGATATACACCACTGCATGGCTATGACAGCCACATTGTTTGTCCAGCTGCTATAAATGCCCATTGATGAGATCATGGCAATTGTAATGATCCTGTCAGACCAGGAGATTGCAGTCTCTAGCCTGCTGTTAGATGGGTAGTCTTGGTGGTGTGGTGGAGTTTTATTGCACTGCTGTAAGGGCCCACCCACAGTAATGTGTCACCTTCTACATCTCCTGCCTCCCCCCAGAGCTGTGGGGTGGGATAGATACAAGATGACAAACAATGTATGCATGTTTGTTAATTTTTGTGTGTAAGTTATATGAATGTATGTGTATCAGCAGGCAAGAACTGCAGTCTCGTTAGCTGGTTTGGCAGGTATGAACTAGTCTTTGGTAATCTGAGGGCATTTATTGGCATatattgtacttttattttttatatttgttatcGCAGGGATTTTCCTAGTGTACTATTCATGGAAACTGATTGTATGAATGATGAATAATCAAGTATTTATTCCTTAAACAGGGTGGTAAAAAAGGTAAAGCTGGTGGAGAGGGACTGCTGCAGTGggattcagagagagagaaagttctGCAGGCCCTtatccagctcctccagctggATATCCGCTCCCTCTGGAACCTCTCCCTGGTGGAGGAAGAGTTCATCAGGTACTCTGTGCTATATGGGGATCTCTGAGCGTTAATACGGTATCAGTCTTAGCTGTCTTAATTGTAGTTTCCCACTTTCTTCTAGCATTTATGAAAATAGCTTTATTTTCACTACCATACCTTTTCAACCTGGAGCAATCCTTCAACTTCACAGTTTGTAGTTATTAAGTGAAGGGCTGCAATGGTTAATTGATTGCTAAATTAATGCCCaactggtttctttgctccacataacaattaaatgattattattatttttttttttattatttttttctttgtggacaaaactaagacgtttgagaacgttatcatttttatgtttgggaaacacagatcaacattttctcagaCCAAACAACTATTTGATTAATCAACAAATTGACAATAGAAATAACTTGGCTGGAACCATAATTAGGTCTGAAACTCTTGTGTGCATCATGTTTAATTCCAAATGTATCACACCACAACATgaatgcatttttgttttgtgccatTGTTCTCAAAGCTGTGTGACCTGCTGTTGTTACAAACTACTTGAGAACCCAACCATCAGTCATGTCAAGAACAAACCCACCAGGGAAAGTATAATCCACTTACTGGGCGTGTTGATCAAGAAGTACAATCACCTCCTTGGTAAGCCTTCACAAGCATGGTTATCCTATCATTAAGATTTGTAATTgagggaaaataataataataattttatttatgtaaaattTCATTGAGTACTTTCTCTGAACTCCTGCAGGTGCAAGTGTAAAGGTGATCCAGTTACTACAGCACTTTGAGCATTTGGCATCCGTTTTTGCTCAGGCCGTGTCTGTGTGGAGCACAGAATATGGCGTCAGGACTATCATAGGAGAAGTGATAAGGTCAGACCATCTTGTTTATGTGCACACTATGATTATAGTAAATATTGTTGTGGAAATATGATTTTTTACATCAGGTTGTGTAGAAAttaatgtagtgttttttttgttttgtttttcaaccttCTTACAGGGAGATCGGTCAGAAGTCTGGTGAGGAGCTTGCCAGGGAGGGGTCTGGGGTCAAAGCCTTTGCTTCCTTCCTGTCAGAGCTTGGAGCCCTGGTCCCTGATTTAATGATCCCCACAATCAGCCTGCTCATTACTCATCTGGAAGGAGAGGTACTGCACACCTGAACACTTTCTTTCTGCAATTATTGGGTTGGATGTGAACAAACTACACTGATGTAGACAGAGTCTGTTTGAGAGAGGCTGATTCCCAGTGCCCATGATATTCTTTGGGTCATCTGACAAgtgtattattgtattaaacTGGGCATTTTAGCATCACATTAATGATGGTGCTTTACAGTTCACGCAAGTAGgggcagtgtgacagtgaaccagcataTGCCCCTGAATTGAGGACATTAAACTAagccatcattcatttaaattacagacctgtgatttttctgaccgCGACCAGCCataatggctgctgtgcaaagagTTCTCTGGCAGAATTTGTTATGGTAAAATAAAACCCCAATTTAATTGTTCAACTCTCATTTTATCCAATGATGAGACCAAGGCGAATATTAGCTCACTGACTGGGAGCGGGGTTCTTCTTTGCCTTGACTGGCAGGTAATCTTGGCAGTGCAGAGGAGGATTTTTGCTCTGCTGTAAGGGCCTGCCTACAGTGAACTGGCTTGACCCAAATTATTCCTCAACAGTCATTTTGGACTAATTGCTGGGATGATGCCGACAGTGTGCACACAGGTTTAAAAAGGCAAGAAGTTAACCCTGCTCCCTTTACTGTTCAGTTAGCTGTGATTTCTGTCTTTGGTAATCTGAGGGTAGGTTCTTGCTTTGACGTTTCCATGAAAATGCTGTAATGCATCACCCTTTTTCATGTAGGACTTCACAACTGTGgaaaaaaattgtatttcacTGACATTAATTTGATCAGTTCTCTAAAACCCTGTGTTTTCCAGAGCCATACAATGCGTGTTGCAGTTTGTGAGGTGCTGGGAGAGACCCTTGTCCGTGTCCTGTGCGGCGACAGCCTTGATGAATCTAGTAAAGCTGACCGTGACAGATTCTTTGACACTCTTCAGGAACATCTGCATGACACACACTCCCATGTTAGGGCACGTGTGTTGCAAGTATACACACGAATCGTCAACAGCAAGGTGTGTTCATTACACTTGTGTATGATTGTAAAAGCATGACATTAAGTTCCAATCTGGTAACAAAAACTGTCCTTTATGTGTTTAGGCACTGCCTTTGTGCAGGTATAGTGAGGTGATGGAGCTTGCTGTTGGGCGACTGATGGACAAATCTATAAATGCTGTGAAGAGTGCTATCCAGTTGTTGGCAGCCTTCATTGCACACAATCCATACAGCTGCAAGGTAAATCAATATGATTCAAAATGTAACTATTGGACATTGTCAAGTTTCACTATCTCACagaaatgtctgtcttttagtTGAGCAGTGCAGATCTGAAGAAACCGCTGGAGAAAGAGACAACTAAATTCCGAGAGATGAAAGAGAAACTGGAGGGGAAAGCACCAGGTGTGTACAAACTGTGTTAAAGTCATTTATTCTTATGCCAAACTGTCATTTTGCCCAATGATGAGACCAAGGCGAATACGAGCTCACTGACTGAGAGCTGGGTTCTTCTTTGCCTTGACTGGCAGGTAATCTTGGCAGTGCAGAGGAGGATTTCTGCACTGCTGTAAGGGCCTGCCTACAGTGAACTAGCTTGACCCAAATTATTCCTCAACAGTCACAGTGGGGCAATTCTTGGGATAGTGCTGacagagtgtgtgcgtgtgcatgcatgtgaaTTTATAAAAAGCAAGAAGTTCACCCTGCTCTCTTTGCTGTTCAGTTTGCCATGAGTTTCCTCTTTGGTAATCTGAGGGCCAAATTCAGAAATCCACTTACACTGCATATTATGACATACCAGCTTTTGCTTTAAGTTTGCATTTTGTTCAATTGAGCAAATTTGCATCCTTCTGATATCCCTTCCTGGATAGATCAATCAATTTTGATCTCCTCCTGCTagtcttttatgttttaaattgtcTGGTGTTTCAGTCACATTTATTATCATCTTAAGATGAAACACAACCATGTGTagttaataaaaacattcagtgGCAAACTTTCCATTCTCTCCTGGCAGTGGCAGTGATTAAAGCATCTGAGCTTTGGGCCGCTATGGAACCTGAGCTGCTCATAACAGTCAGTACAGAGCTGGAACCACAAAGTGATACGGAGAAGGTGCATCAGGAAGATGAGGACGGCGGAgatgcagaagaagaaaaagaggcagaagaCGACAGGGCTACTGCAGTGATGATTGCCCAGTACCTCCGTGTTAACAAATACAGGTAAGTCAATGACCACGGTTGATCTGGGTAAGAGCTGACTTAAGGGAAGAATATTTTCCACCATACTGTCAATGAATCATAAAATGGatttacattattttctctgtgttcaAACTCTATAGGAATGCTGTGCGTCTTTGTGTAAAAGCTCACAGCTGCTTCCCTGAATCTGAGATGTTTGCCTCTCTGTCCACTCTCACCCCTGAGACTCTAATGGAAACACTGGCTCTTATTTTCAAAGGTAAAGACTGCACTCACTTTATCAGCTACTCCTGTAGAGTGCTCtcaacttttacattttattaagagCAAAAATGAAAACCTTTAGTAATCAGTTCTTTGGAGGAAGTTCATTTTACATTAtctttccatttcatttcattagtCAATAATTGTCTTAACCAGAGTGTATTCAAAGTATAGAATACTTCTCAAACCAGCTGCGTCATCCCTAATTTATTTCATTACTTTAAATGACTTGAGTTCAACACAGAACCTACACCAACACTTTGCAGCAGTTGAACTGTCACACTCC
The sequence above is a segment of the Solea solea chromosome 13, fSolSol10.1, whole genome shotgun sequence genome. Coding sequences within it:
- the ing4 gene encoding inhibitor of growth protein 4, giving the protein MAAGMYLEHYLDSIENLPFELQRNFNLMRDLDQRTEDLKGQIDSLAKEYTANARTLSSEQKLSILRQIQQSYSKCKEFGDDKVQLAMQTYEMVDKHIRRLDTDLARFEADLKEKQIESTDYDSTSSKGKKGDSRQKEKKSAKTRSKVKSSDEDGSPKTAQKKVKLLQPGEFNNPSANFGNVHPSDVLDMPVDPNEPTYCLCHQVSYGEMIGCDNTDCSIEWFHFACVGLTTKPRGKWYCPRCSQDRKRK